One genomic segment of Garra rufa chromosome 13, GarRuf1.0, whole genome shotgun sequence includes these proteins:
- the stmn4 gene encoding stathmin-4 → MTLAAYRDKVKELPLVSFLCSCINSNPAENPTYKAEDAVDLNWCVIKDMEVIELNKRASGQAFEVILKPPSFDGVPELNTSMPQRKDPSLEEIQKKLEAAEERRKFQEAEMLKHLAEKREHEREVIQKAFEENNNFIKNAKEKLEQKMEANKENREALLAAMLERLQEKDKHAEEVRKNKELKEEACR, encoded by the exons ATGACCTTGGCAG CATATCGAGACAAGGTGAAGGAGCTCCCTCTAGTGTCATTTTTGTGCTCCTGCATCAACTCAAACCCTGCAGAAAATCCCACATACAAGGCTGAGG ATGCAGTGGATCTCAACTGGTGTGTGATCAAAGACATGGAGGTCATTGAGCTGAACAAGCGGGCCTCGGGCCAAGCGTTTGAGGTGATCCTAAAACCCCCCTCGTTTGACGGCGTGCCTGAGCTTAACACATCCATGCCCCAGCGTAAGGATCCCTCACTGGAGGAGATCCAGAAGAAACTGGAAGCAGCTGAGGAGAGGCGGAAG tttcaggAGGCTGAGATGTTAAAGCATCTTGCTGAGAAGAGGGAGCATGAGAGAGAGGTCATCCAGAAGGCCTTTGAGGAGAACAACAACTTCATTAAGAATGCTAAAGAAAAGTTGGAGCAGAAGATGGAGGCCAACAAAGAGAACCGCGAGGCTTTGCTTGCCGCCATGCTGGAGAGACTACAGGAAAAG GACAAACACGCAGAGGAGGTGAGGAAGAACAAAGAGCTGAAAGAGGAGGCCTGCCGATAG
- the mcm3 gene encoding DNA replication licensing factor MCM3 encodes MAVEVVEDQEMREAQRDYLDFLDDDQDQGIYQSKVRQMISENKARLIVNLNDLRRRNEKRAVKLLNNAFEELLAFQRALKDLVASIDATYAKQHEEFFIGLEGSFGSKHVSPRTLTSRLLGSMVCLEGIVTKCSLVRPKVVRSVHYCPATKKTMERKYTDMTSLDAFPSSAIYPTKDEENNPLETEFGLSIYKDHQTITIQEMPEKAPAGQLPRSVDIILDNDLVDAIKPGDRTQVIGTYRCLPGKKGGFTSGTFRTIMIACHVKQMSKEVTHYFSADDVAKIKSFCRTRSKNLFDQLARSLAPSIHGHEYIKKAILCMLLGGVEKVLENGSRIRGDINVLLIGDPSVAKSQLLRYVLHTAPRAIPTTGRGSSGVGLTAAVTTDQETGERRLEAGAMVLGDRGVVCIDEFDKMSDMDRTAIHEVMEQGRVTIAKAGIHARLNARCSVLAAANPVYGRYDQYKTPMENIGLQDSLLSRFDLLFIMLDQMDPEQDREISDHVLRMHRYRDPHEQDGAALALGGAVDALATEDPDVTQEEEEELQVYEKHNPLLHGSKKLRDRVVSKAFMRKYIHVAKALSPVLTQDAANHIAEEYSRLRNQEQLGSDIARTSPVTARTLETLIRLSTAHAKARMSKAVELIDTEVAVELVQFAYFKKVLEKDRKRSRNGEQDAASEDEEEEENEVQDTPRTQRKRRRRSERRASQGSESYDPYDFDTETDVPQIQSPAPARQDEEPMDTPDQNGHAELSDGRLKEFKTALLEVFRSSHAQSVGMLALMESINKSCPSQFKETEVRAALNRMQDDNQVMVADDIVFLI; translated from the exons ATGGCTGTCGAAGTTGTGGAGGATCAGGAGATGAGGGAGGCGCAGAGGGATTACCTGGATTTTCTTGACGATGAT CAAGACCAGGGCATTTATCAGAGCAAAGTACGACAGATGATCAGCGAAAACAAAGCCAGGCTCATTGTGAACCTCAACGACCTCCGGCGCCGCAACGAAAAGCGAGCAGTCAA GCTGCTGAATAATGCTTTTGAAGAGCTCCTGGCATTCCAGCGTGCCCTGAAAGATCTGGTGGCTTCAATAGATGCCACTTACGCCAAGCAACACGAAGAGTTCTTCATCGGTCTGGAGGGCAGCTTCGGCAGCAAACACGTCTCCCCTCGAACCCTGACCTCTCGCCTGTTGGGTAGCATGGTGTGTTTGGAGGGCATTGTCACCAAAT GCTCTTTGGTGCGTCCCAAAGTAGTGCGCAGTGTGCACTACTGCCCAGCCACTAAGAAGACCATGGAGCGCAAATACACTGATATGACCTCTCTGGATGCCTTTCCATCAAGTGCCATTTATCCCACCAAG GATGAGGAGAACAATCCACTGGAGACTGAGTTCGGACTGTCCATCTATAAAGACCACCAGACCATCACAATTCAGGAGATGCCGGAGAAAGCCCCTGCCGGGCAGCTGCCCCGCTCTGTGGACATCATCCTGGACAATGACTTGGTGGACGCTATAAAGCCAGGGGACCGTACGCAGGTGATCGGCACCTACCGCTGCCTGCCTGGCAAGAAGGGTGGATTCACCTCGGGCACCTTCAG GACCATCATGATCGCCTGCCACGTCAAACAGATGAGCAAAGAAGTCACTCACTACTTCTCTGCAGATGATGTGGCCAAGATCAAGAGCTTCTGCAGAACTCGCTCTAAG AATTTGTTTGATCAGTTGGCTCGCTCCCTGGCCCCCAGTATTCATGGTCATGAGTACATAAAGAAGGCCATCCTGTGTATGCTTCTGGGAGGGGTGGAGAAGGTTTTGGAGAACGGCTCACGCATTAGAGGAGACATCAATGTGCTTCTTATAG GTGACCCCTCAGTGGCCAAGTCTCAGCTGCTCCGGTACGTTCTGCACACTGCTCCTCGTGCCATTCCCACCACAGGCCGAGGTTCATCAGGTGTAGGTCTGACCGCAGCCGTCACCACTGACCAAGAGACAG GTGAGCGACGTCTTGAGGCTGGTGCCATGGTTTTGGGAGATCGAGGGGTGGTCTGTATTGACGAGTTTGACAAAATGTCAGACATGGATCGCACTGCTATCCATGAGGTCATGGAACAGGGCCGTGTCACCATCGCCAAGGCCGGCATTCATGCTCGACTGAACGCTCGCTGCAGTGTCCTGGCAGCTGCCAACCCTGTGTATGGCAGA TATGATCAGTATAAGACCCCCATGGAGAACATCGGTCTGCAGGACTCCCTGCTGTCTCGTTTTGATTTGCTCTTCATCATGCTGGATCAGATGGACCCAGAGCAGGACCGTGAGATCTCCGACCACGTCTTGCGCATGCACCGCTATAGAGATCCTCATGAGCAGGATGGAGCAG CTCTTGCTCTTGGTGGTGCAGTCGATGCACTGGCTACTGAAGACCCTGATGTAACTCAGGAGGAAGAAGAGGAGCTACAAGTGTATGAGAAACACAATCCACTCCTCCATGGCAGCAAAAAACTCAG GGACAGAGTGGTGAGTAAAGCGTTTATGAGGAAGTACATCCACGTTGCCAAGGCTCTTTCTCCTGTTCTGACTCAAGATGCAGCCAATCACATTGCAGAGGAGTATTCACGACTGCGCAACCAGGAACAGCTCGGCTCTGACATTGCGCGG ACATCACCGGTCACTGCTAGAACCCTGGAGACTTTGATCCGTTTGTCTACAGCTCACGCCAAAGCTCGCATGAGCAAAGCTGTGGAACTGATCGACACAGAAGTTGCTGTGGAACTTGTGCAGTTTGCTTATTTCAAAAAG GTTTTGGAGAAGGATCGTAAGCGCTCTAGAAATGGTGAGCAGGATGCAGCCTCagaggatgaggaggaggaggagaatgaAGTACAAGACACACCTCGAACACAAAGAAAAAG GAGGCGCCGTTCTGAGCGCAGAGCGTCTCAGGGCAGTGAGTCATATGACCCGTATGACTTTGATACTGAGACTGATGTACCACAAA ttcagtcCCCAGCTCCTGCGAGGCAGGATGAGGAGCCAATGGACACTCCTGATCAGAACGGTCACGCAGAGTTGTCTGACGGCAG GTTGAAGGAGTTCAAAACCGCATTGCTGGAGGTGTTCCGCTCTTCTCATGCTCAGTCAGTTGGCATGCTCGCTCTGATGGAGAGCATCAACAAGAGCTGCCCATCACAGTTTAAAGAAACCGAGGTCCGTGCCGCCCTCAACCGCATGCAGGATGACAACCAGGTTATGGTGGCCGACGACATCGTCTTCCTTATATAA
- the il17a/f3 gene encoding interleukin 17a/f3 has product MQLSLVFRAVLLLYLLTLTLNGASSEKKSKRKRKSKCEKKGKWVRFDSSVNLSMNVPPSPSRSLSPWTYEESYDDSRIPSKISEAKCEKKGCLTKDGEEDLGLESKPIYYQINILRRVKCKNNTRYTLKLETKIVSLGCTCVLPVVVPQN; this is encoded by the exons ATGCAGCTCTCGCTG GTTTTCCGAGCTGTGCTGCTGCTTTACCTGCTCACCCTGACATTAAATGGTGCgtcttctgagaaaaagtctaaaagaaaaagaaaatctaaatgtGAAAAGAAAGGAAAGTGGGTCAGATTCGATTCATCTGTGAACCTCTCAATGAACGTCCCCCCGTCTCCAAGCAGATCTTTGTCACCATGGACATACGA AGAATCCTATGACGATTCACGAATCCCATCGAAAATCTCTGAGgccaaatgtgaaaaaaaagGCTGCTTAACCAAAGATGGCGAAGAAGACTTGGGACTAGAATCTAAACCCATCTACTACCAGATCAACATCTTGAGGAGAGTCAAGTGCAAAAACAATACGCGCTACACACTTAAACTGGAGACTAAAATAGTTAGTCTGGGCTGTACATGCGTTTTACCAGTTGTTGTGCCTCAGAATTAA